From Amycolatopsis sp. WQ 127309:
GATCGAATCGGCGTCGCAGGTCGAACACCCGGACGCCTACGCCGAACTCGCCGCGCTGGCGTCGGGCGCGGGGGTGCCGTTCGACGACCTGCTGCTGGCCAACCTGCGTGGTGACCTGGGCACCGGCGACGGCACCGGCTGCACCGACCTCGCGTGGGTCGGCGCGCGGAGCCTGCTCGGCCACAACGAGGACGGCGCCCCGGTGTTCGACGGCATCGGGCGGCTGCTGACCCTGCTGATCGACGGCGAGCCCGGCGTCTGCGTCTGGTGGTACCCGGGTTTCGTGCCGGCCAACACCTTCACGCTCACGACGCACGGGCTGGTGTGGGGGATCGACAGCGTGAACGTGGTGACGCCTTCGCCGTGCGCCGGGCGGCACTTCGTCGCGCGGTCGCTGCAGCGCGCCGTCGACGTCGCGGAAGCCGTGTCGTCGCTGCGCTCGCACGCTTCGGCGGGCGGGTTCGCGTACACCATGGGGCAGGTCGGGTCGGCCGGTGTGACGGTGGTCGAGAAGGCCGGTCACGAGACGGCCGTGACCACTGTGGCCAGTGGGCTTTCCTGGCACACCAACCACTTCCGCCAGCTGCCGCCGGACCTCGACGCGGCGGGCGAGGAGAGCCTGGACCGCGCCGAGGTCTGCGCGCACCTGTCACCGGCCGCCCCGGACGTGACGTGGCTGGCGGACACGCTGACGAACGACGTGCACCGCGACGCGGCCGGCGGCGACCCGCAGCTGACGCTGAGCACGCTGGTCACGGACCTGGCCGACGGCACGGTGACGCTCATCCCGCGCGGCGGCGCACCCCTGCGGGCCCGGGCCGCCGACCTCGCGGCCGGCAACGTCTCAGCCGTCGGCTGAAACCAGGATCGCCCGGGCGTCCTCGCCCGCGAACCACAGGCCGATGGCGAACGCCGCCGTCGCCTCCAGCAGGTGCGCGCGGTCCAGGCCGCCGCCGAGGACCGGGGTGCAGCCGACGTCGCGGACCAGCGTGCGGACGACGTCGAGGGCCGCCGGGTCGTCGCCGCACAGCGGCACCGTGAGCGTCGCGGGTGGCTCGCGCCAGACGTCGACGTGGGCCAGGTTGAACGCCTTGACGACGTGCGCGCCCGGCGCGGCGGCCGCGATCCGGGTCGCCACCGGGGTGCCGGGCGGGGGCTCGGTACCGGTCGGGCCGGGCTGGTTGGTGCAGTCCACCAGCACTTTGCCGTGCAGCGGGCCCGCTTTCGGCAGGACGTCGAAGACGGCGTCCGCGGGGATCGCCAGGAGCACGGCGTCCGCGAAGGCCGCCACCTCGGCCCACGTCCCGGTGCCGCGGCCGGCCACCCGCAGTTCGTGGCCGGCGTTCGTCCAGTGCGGGCCCAGTGCCGTCGCCATCGCGCCCGTGCCGAAGATCCCGATCCGCATGCGTCCTCCTCGTGCTTTGCTGTACCGGCACGACGTTAGGGACCCCGGCAGGAACCGAAAGGTAACCATGGACTTTCTCGCCGACTGCCCGACGCGGCTCGCGTTCGACCTCGTCGCCAACACCTGGAACCCGGTGGTGCTGTGGGCGCTGCGCCACGGCCCGCGCCGGCACGGCGAACTGCGCCGCTCGATCGGCGGGATCAGCGCCAAGGTGCTCACGGAAACCGTGCGGCGCCTGGAGTCCGACGGTCTCCTCGAGCGCCGCGACGGCGGCTACGCCCTCACGCCGCTGGGCTCGAGTTTCCTGGAGCCGATCGAAGGCTTCGGGCGGTGGGCGGCTGAGCACGGCGACGACGTCGTCGCCGCTCAAACCCGAGCACGACCAGCGTGACCAGCGACAACGCGGGCAGCGGGTAGCCGGCGAGGAGCCCGGCGCCGACGTCGAACGCGGGCGCGGCCACCCCGGTGACGAACACCCAGGTCGGCGCGGCCGGCGGCTTCGCGGCGGGCGACCACGGCGTTTTCTTCCACGGCTTGGCGATCGAAAGCCACGCCTGGAAGGAAAGCGCGCTCGCCATCAGCGAGGCGCCGGCGATCTGCGGCCACGCGACGGTGGCGGTGTCCGCGGCGTCGCGCAGCGCGGAGGAGAGCAGGAAGATGCCGGCGTAGAGCTGGATGAGCGTCAGGGCGAACTTCGTGAGGACCCACCAGTGCCTGGTGTAGCCCCACGCGGTCGCGCCGGCGAGCACGAGGCCGGTGAAGGCGGAGACGTTCGCCATCGGAGCGAGCAGCACGGAGTCGAGCCGGTCGGCCATCGCGGTCGCGGCGCCGGCTTGGGCGCGGCGGGTGAGCGCCAGCGACATGAGCACGACGAGCGCGAGGGCCTGGCTCATCCAGGCGACCGACGACAGGACGTGCAGCCAGACGACGGCGTGGCGCCAGCGGGGAGAAGCCTTGGTTCGGGTCACGCTCCAAGGCTCGCCGCCGCGGGGCCCGGGCACATCGGGCGTAACCCCGGAGCCGTCGCCGCGCGATCTACACCAGGTGGGGTAACGCGCCGGGCGCCGGCTACCTCCCCGGGAGTACAGGCGGGTTCTTCGCCGCCAGGGCCAGGAGCGGCACCGCGGCCGCCGCGTCGGTGATCAGCGTCGAGACCATGCCCGACCGCAGTACCGCGTCCACCGCCGACGCTTTCGGCTTGCTGTAACCCAAAGCGATCACCTCCGGCACCGCCATCAGCTCCTCGTGGCTGATCGCCAGCACGTGATGGGCCAGGCCGGTGGACAACGCGTTGCCGGACGCGTCGAACAGCCGGGCCGCGACCTCCGCCGTCGCGCCGCGGGCCGCTATCGCCGCTCGCTCCGCCTCGTCCAGCGCGTCGTAGACCGTCGACTCGCCTGGTTGCCACGCGCCGATGCTGACCACGGCCTTCGTCAGGTTCCGGAACTGGCCGAACGTCTCCACGATGCCGGGCTGCCGCCGCAGGGTCTCGGTCGTGCGGCGGTCCGGCAGCACCAGCGGCCCGAAGATCGGGTAGGCGTCGCCGCCGGACACCGCCGTCACCCGGCTGACCGTCTCGACCGAGCGGCCGCGCATGTCCATCCCCGCCTGCACTCCGCAGAGCTGGACGACCGGGCAGCGCGCCAGCGTCCGGATCGCCTCGGTCAGCGCGTTCACCGAGCGGGCCCAGGAGAGCCCGAGGATGTCGTCGGTCGTCACGATCTCTTCGAGCAGCCGGGCCGCGAGCGCGCCGATCCTGGCCCGGACGACCTCCTTCGGCTCACGCTCGGTTGAGCGTTCCAGCACGAGGGCCCGGTCCAGGCCGTAGGCCGACCGGACCTCGTCCGACAGGGTCAGGTCCACCGGCGCCGGCAGGGCGAACTCCACTCTGACCAGGCCGGATTCCATGGCGGTGTCGAGCATCCGCGCGACCTTGAAGCGGCTGACGTCGAATTCGTCGGCGATCTCCAGCTTGGAGCGTCCCTGCACGTAGAAGCGCCGGGCGACGGTC
This genomic window contains:
- a CDS encoding C45 family peptidase, with the protein product MAATVVEHRIGDVRWTVVRGPRESAFSELGAYAAEDIRTVLAGLPEWPVTERARRSPVLFRAIESASQVEHPDAYAELAALASGAGVPFDDLLLANLRGDLGTGDGTGCTDLAWVGARSLLGHNEDGAPVFDGIGRLLTLLIDGEPGVCVWWYPGFVPANTFTLTTHGLVWGIDSVNVVTPSPCAGRHFVARSLQRAVDVAEAVSSLRSHASAGGFAYTMGQVGSAGVTVVEKAGHETAVTTVASGLSWHTNHFRQLPPDLDAAGEESLDRAEVCAHLSPAAPDVTWLADTLTNDVHRDAAGGDPQLTLSTLVTDLADGTVTLIPRGGAPLRARAADLAAGNVSAVG
- a CDS encoding NADPH-dependent F420 reductase, with protein sequence MRIGIFGTGAMATALGPHWTNAGHELRVAGRGTGTWAEVAAFADAVLLAIPADAVFDVLPKAGPLHGKVLVDCTNQPGPTGTEPPPGTPVATRIAAAAPGAHVVKAFNLAHVDVWREPPATLTVPLCGDDPAALDVVRTLVRDVGCTPVLGGGLDRAHLLEATAAFAIGLWFAGEDARAILVSADG
- a CDS encoding helix-turn-helix domain-containing protein; translated protein: MDFLADCPTRLAFDLVANTWNPVVLWALRHGPRRHGELRRSIGGISAKVLTETVRRLESDGLLERRDGGYALTPLGSSFLEPIEGFGRWAAEHGDDVVAAQTRARPA
- a CDS encoding sugar-binding transcriptional regulator, which translates into the protein MSMSKKQSSLTEAMLLATVARRFYVQGRSKLEIADEFDVSRFKVARMLDTAMESGLVRVEFALPAPVDLTLSDEVRSAYGLDRALVLERSTEREPKEVVRARIGALAARLLEEIVTTDDILGLSWARSVNALTEAIRTLARCPVVQLCGVQAGMDMRGRSVETVSRVTAVSGGDAYPIFGPLVLPDRRTTETLRRQPGIVETFGQFRNLTKAVVSIGAWQPGESTVYDALDEAERAAIAARGATAEVAARLFDASGNALSTGLAHHVLAISHEELMAVPEVIALGYSKPKASAVDAVLRSGMVSTLITDAAAAVPLLALAAKNPPVLPGR